The window GCTTCTCACTCGCTCTCCATTTCCATGAAAAGAGCGCTAATTGTGATGACTCAAAACAAGGGAAGGCGTGAAGTGGAATCCTCCCAAAACATGGTAGCCTGTGCAGGGTGAGCTGAAATTCCACAAGCTACTGTCAATACGGCAAGTGCGATTGACAGTAGGAGACAGCCCCTGGAAAAACACCCGATGCATTTGTCCGACGAGTTAAAGGATTTCTGGCGTGAAATTTGCGTTCATCATTGACCCACTCTCAAAGCTCGACCCCGGTCATGATACCAGTGTGGCGCTGATGGAAGCCGCACAAAAATTAGGTCACGAAGTTTGGGCGACTCAGGCTGAAAAGTTGAGTGTGGTGAATAGTCAGGCATGGGCGCTGTTGGAGGAGGTGAAACTGACGCCCGTTGAACTGGTGGAAGGGCGATGGCTGGTTGGGGAAGACTGGTACAGATCTGAAGGCGGGGTTTGGCGATCGCTACAGGAAATGGATGCGGTATTCATGCGGACAGACCCACCTGTAACGGTTCCTTATCTGTATGCTACCTACATTCTGGACTATATCGACCCTGAAAAAACCCTGGTGATTAATTCACCGTCGGGAATACGGGCGGCGAATGAAAAAATGTACGCCCTTCAGTTTAAGGACGTGATTCCAGAAACTATCGTCAGCCAAGATAAGGCAGTGATTCGCAAATTTGTTGAGGACAAAGGGGCAGCAGTTCTCAAGCCATTGGGTGGCAAAGCGGGTGAGGGAATTTTATTTCTAGAACCGGGCGATCGCAATTTTAACTCTCTAATCGAAGTGAGTACCAAACAGGGGCGTGAACCGGTGATGGTGCAAACTTACCTCCCAGAAGCCAAAGAGGGGGATAAACGAATTATTCTGCTTAATGGTGAACCCATTGGTGCCGTCAATCGCATTCCTACGGGCAACGAATTTCGCGGCAACATGGCAGTCGGCGGTAGAGTTGCAGTTACGGAAATTACGCCGCAAGAGGAGAAAATCTGTGCGGCAGTTGGGCCAAAGTTACGAGAGGATGGTTTATATTTTGTCGGCATTGACGTGATTGGTGGGTATCTCACCGAGGTTAACGTCACTAGTCCCACGGGCATCCGAGAAATCGATCGCCTCAATAACGTGCAGTTGGCGAAACAAGTGATTGAGTGGATTGAAGGGACGAAAAAGGGGTAATTAACCCAACTTAATTTCACAGCGTAAATTCAGCAAACTCACTATTTTCATCCACATCGGGATTTTTGCCGACACGAGTGAGCTGGAAATTAGAACCATGAATTAATTCTTTGAATGTAATTTGTGAGTTTTGTTGGAGAATATTCAGAACACTGATGAAGTCCCGTACAACTTCACGCGGCGTTGAGAGTTTATCTGCCCCTAAACGGTTAACAACCTCTTGTTTAAATTCCTCAATTTCACGCGCCGAGAGAGGCTTCTTGATGTTGTAGTGGATAGCATGAACCTCAGCTAAGCGCTGTAAAAGCTTGGAAAGTTCTTCTGAAGTCAAAGGTTCTAGTTGAATGACAGGTGCAGCAGTATCTTGCAAACCTTCCTTGAGGAAACGGCTTTTGGCTAAGCGAGTCCTCCACGCTTCATCACTGTGCAGTCCCCGGCGGGAATCTTCCAAAAACTGAGGCGTTCCCCCGATGAGGATGCCAAGATGTTCTGCTTTACCCTGCATTGCATCGTTAAACATAGCTAGCAGCTTGTCATAATTGCTCTGGCGGGAAGCGGTATGAGTAATTTTGTACAAATGAATTGCTTCATCTAACAGCACTAATAATCCTTTGTAGCCGATATCGGAAACAAACCGGGCAAACAGCTTGATGTAGTCATACCAGGTATCGTCATCAATAATGACTCGCACGCCTAAGGCTGATTTGGCTTCCGTTTTGGTAGCAAATTCTCCCCGTAACCAACGCAGTGCAGCATCCTTCTTATCGTTGTTGTCCTCGCGGTAGCCTTGCCAATAGGCAATGATCACATTGGCAAAGTCAAAGCCATGCACTAAGCCTTCTAGGTTATCGACGACTTCTCGAATTTTCAATTCAACTGAGTCATCAAACCCTTCATCGTGAGGACGTTTGCCAGTTTCTTGAGCAACTTGGCTAAGAATAGAGCTAATCCATTTTTCCAGAATTAATGCGATCGCCCCACCATTCGGATTAGTGCGAGTGGCAATATTTCCCATCAATTCTCGATAGGTTGCCACCCCATGATTCTTGCTTCCGGCAAGACGGCGTTCTGGGGATAAATCTGCATCCGCAACCACAAAACCTTGCTCCATTGCCTGGTTGCGAATCAGTTGGAGCAAAAAGCTTTTCCCTGAACCATAACGCCCGACAATAAACCGGAAGGCGGCACCCCCTTCGCCGATATTTTCCAAATCTTGAGCAAGGGCGGTAATTTCCTTCTCTCTCCCCACCGCAATATGTTCTAAACCCACTCTGGGTACAACACCTGCTGCCAAGGCGTTAATTAGGGCAGTTGAGACTCGTTTTGGAATTTTCTGCATGATCACTCATCAAGCTAGTGGCTCTCCCAATCTATCTATGTTGCCTTAAACTCGATCAAAAGGGAGTCAAGTTATGGTACAGCAACCCAGACAGTAAAAACTGCTTTATAGCTGCGTCATTGCAATTGAGAGTGTTACAGGTAATCCGGATGAGGAACTGATGACTGTTGGTATCTCGGCTGAAGAAGTCAAACGCCAAGCCGAATAATTGTTGGTAAGAGACTACGGTTGCAATGACGAAATAATCCGCCAATTGATGCAGCAGGCGAAAGTCGAATCTTTATCTCCTTGGTGTTCCTCCACGGAGAATTACACTCGCCCCTAACAGGACTAAGTTTTGGATTGAGGTGGCACAATAATTTCCCTAGAAGAAGATGAAGTATCGGAGTTTTCTGTAATTGCGTCGCTAATTTTAAAGGGCGCAGATTGAAGAGCCAACAGGTCTTTAAAATACAGAATTATTGGCTCCTTCAATATAAGAGAATAATCTTCGTGAATTTCTGGAATTAAGGAAATTGAACCACTTACAAACAGAGTATCCCCAAAGATATTCAGAGCATTTTCATTAATAGAGTCAATTAATACTTCAGGCATGGTTGAGTTTTCATCAGCAATTCTTTTCAAGGTAGCTCTGTCTTGCTCTAAAATTGCCTTCAATGCCCTTTGCTCCTGATTACTGAGTTGTTGGATAAATTCGAGCCATTCGTGCCATTCTTCAGGTAAGATTTGAGAGATTACACTATCAGAATCTAGGGTATAAATTGGAGATCGGGCGGTTCTCTGTGGCTCAAGGACTTGAATTTGAGTTTGCCAATGCTGAAACTCGGCTTCTAATTGCTGCTTGCGGCTTTCTAAATTAGCTAAATCTTGATTTAACTTCTTTTGTTGCTTACGTCTTTCGGAGATTTGGCTCAGTAACTGATCGAGTTTAGCTTTACCCGCCATTAAACTCACTTCAACTTGCTGTTGCTGTTCTTGTAAGGGTGCTAAAACTTGATTGAGTTGTTCTTGACGTTGTTGAAGAACCTGAATTTGGGTTTGTAAGTCATAAGCTTCTCCTTCTAAGTTCCGTTTCTGATTTTCTAAGGTAATTAAGTCGGGGTGTAGTTGTTCTTTTTGCTGCTTTTTATAAGATATTTGTTTGTGCAGTCGCTCAATTTCCTTCTTTAATTGATTGGCACGAGATTCGGTTTGATTAAGCTGAAACGCTTTAGCCGAAAGGGATTGTTCCAGTTCAACTTGTTGTCTTTCTAGCCGCTGTATTTGAGTCTGTAAATGATAAAATTCAGTTTCTTGTTGTTGTTTTTGTTTCTGGAAATCGCTAAGTTCCCGATATAATTCGTTTCTTTGGATATGTAAGTCGGAAACTCGGTTGAGGAGCTGACTGCGTTCCCCTTGCAAGGCATTAATGCTCGCTTCTACCTCTTGTCTGGTTTCGGTTGCTGAGGCAAGTGATTGATAGAGTTGATTTTCTTCTTCCAGAAGTTCTTGAATCTGGTTTTGTAGGGAGCCTCTCAATAACTTTTCCTGATAAATTCGCCGTTTTTCAGCAATAGCCGCTCCTGCATAAGTCCCAGGAACTGTAATAACACCCGTCA of the Allocoleopsis franciscana PCC 7113 genome contains:
- the gshB gene encoding glutathione synthase; translated protein: MKFAFIIDPLSKLDPGHDTSVALMEAAQKLGHEVWATQAEKLSVVNSQAWALLEEVKLTPVELVEGRWLVGEDWYRSEGGVWRSLQEMDAVFMRTDPPVTVPYLYATYILDYIDPEKTLVINSPSGIRAANEKMYALQFKDVIPETIVSQDKAVIRKFVEDKGAAVLKPLGGKAGEGILFLEPGDRNFNSLIEVSTKQGREPVMVQTYLPEAKEGDKRIILLNGEPIGAVNRIPTGNEFRGNMAVGGRVAVTEITPQEEKICAAVGPKLREDGLYFVGIDVIGGYLTEVNVTSPTGIREIDRLNNVQLAKQVIEWIEGTKKG
- a CDS encoding ATP-binding protein produces the protein MIMQKIPKRVSTALINALAAGVVPRVGLEHIAVGREKEITALAQDLENIGEGGAAFRFIVGRYGSGKSFLLQLIRNQAMEQGFVVADADLSPERRLAGSKNHGVATYRELMGNIATRTNPNGGAIALILEKWISSILSQVAQETGKRPHDEGFDDSVELKIREVVDNLEGLVHGFDFANVIIAYWQGYREDNNDKKDAALRWLRGEFATKTEAKSALGVRVIIDDDTWYDYIKLFARFVSDIGYKGLLVLLDEAIHLYKITHTASRQSNYDKLLAMFNDAMQGKAEHLGILIGGTPQFLEDSRRGLHSDEAWRTRLAKSRFLKEGLQDTAAPVIQLEPLTSEELSKLLQRLAEVHAIHYNIKKPLSAREIEEFKQEVVNRLGADKLSTPREVVRDFISVLNILQQNSQITFKELIHGSNFQLTRVGKNPDVDENSEFAEFTL
- a CDS encoding tellurite resistance TerB C-terminal domain-containing protein, translating into MQSIRVVNRILIGSVAFSVSFLLGLLVNRDINKALLTGVITVPGTYAGAAIAEKRRIYQEKLLRGSLQNQIQELLEEENQLYQSLASATETRQEVEASINALQGERSQLLNRVSDLHIQRNELYRELSDFQKQKQQQETEFYHLQTQIQRLERQQVELEQSLSAKAFQLNQTESRANQLKKEIERLHKQISYKKQQKEQLHPDLITLENQKRNLEGEAYDLQTQIQVLQQRQEQLNQVLAPLQEQQQQVEVSLMAGKAKLDQLLSQISERRKQQKKLNQDLANLESRKQQLEAEFQHWQTQIQVLEPQRTARSPIYTLDSDSVISQILPEEWHEWLEFIQQLSNQEQRALKAILEQDRATLKRIADENSTMPEVLIDSINENALNIFGDTLFVSGSISLIPEIHEDYSLILKEPIILYFKDLLALQSAPFKISDAITENSDTSSSSREIIVPPQSKT